The following nucleotide sequence is from Sphingomonas panacisoli.
GGATGGACGTTCCACCGTGCCGGGCCGAACCGCTCGCACGATCCGCGATCGGTGATGACAGTGATCTACATGGATCGCGACATGGTGCTGAAGGCGCCGGAGAACGATCAGCAACGGAGGGATTGGGACAAATGGTGCCCCGGCGCCGAAATCGGCCGGATCATCGATACGCCGCTTAACCCGGTGCTGTTCGAAGCGTGATCCGCGCACTCGGCCTGGCGTTGGCGGCGCTGCTGCTTGCGAGCCCTGCCAGTGCCACACCGCCCGAAAAGGTTACCGCCGCCGCGATGCGCGACGAGGTGATCTACCACATCTTCTTCCGCAGCTTCCGCGACTCGAACGGCGACCGGATCGGCGATCTGAACGGGCTGACCGGCAGTTTGGACGATATCAAGGCGCTCGGCGTGACGTCGCTTTTGCTGACGCCGCTCCAGCCGTCGCCATTCTACCACAATTATTTCGCGACCGATTTCGAAGGGATCGACCCGGCCTACGGGACGATGGACGAATATTTCGCCTTTATCCGCGCGGCGCATGCGCGTGGGCTGAAGGTCTATCTCGACGAGGAATTCCAGTATGTCGCCGAAGGACACCCGTGGCTGACCTCCTCGCGCGGGAAGCCGGGGGCGAAGTTCGGCCCATATATCCTCTACAACCGTCCGCAGACCAACGAAGAGCCCGAGCCATTCCTCGGCGTGCCCGCCTGGCCGGGTTATGACGGGCGCTGGGCCGGTATTTCGATGGTCAATCTCAAGTTGCCCGCGGTACGCGGCTATTTCGCGCGGTTGCTGGTCCGGTGGATCGATCCGCACGGCGACGGTTCGCTCCGCGACGGCGTCGACGGGTTCCGCATCGACCACATGATGGACGATCTCGACAACAAGCATCGCCTGACGAACCTGTTCGCCGATTTCTGGGCGCCGATCTTCGCGGCGGTGCGAGCGCGCAATCCGGGCGCGCGGATCATCGCCGAGCAGGCCGATTGGGGCTCGGGCGATGCCTGGCTGACGAAGGGCGACACCGACATGGTGTTCGCCTTCCCGCTGCGGTTCGCGCTGGAAAAGATGGACAAGTCCGCGATCGTCAACGCCCTGGCCGCGAGCGGATCGGCGCCCGACGGCAAGGAGCGCATCTTGTTCCTCGAGAATCACGACATGGACCGCTTCATGTCGGTGGTCGGCGGCGACGAGCGCAAGGCGCGGATCGGGGCGGCGCTGACGCTGCTGATGCGCGGGACGCCGTCCATCTATTACGGCCAGGAACTCGGCATGCGCGGGCGGATCGACCCGAAGGTCAAAAGCGACGGCGCGCATATCGGATTGCGTGAGGCATATCGCTGGACGGCAGACCTCGACACGGCGGGATCCGCGATCTGGTATCGCAGCGATGCGACGGCCTGGGGCAATCGCTTTAATCGCAGCGGCGATGGCGTGTCGCTGGCGGAAGAGCGTGATCGGCCGGATTCGCTTTATACGTTCTACCGCCGCTTGCTCGCCCTGCGCGCGGTGCGGGTCGAGTTGCGGCAGGGCGATCAGCGAATGCTGTGCGACGATACGACTAGCGCGGTGTGCGTGTTGCGTACCTCGGGCGATCGGCAAGTGCTGATCTTGGCGAACACAAGCGCGGCATCGGTAAAGCCGGCACTGACGGGGCTGGCGGCGGGATGGGTCGATCTGCTCGACGACAATCGCCCGGTCGATCCGGGGGCGATCACGTTGCCGCCGTTCGGGGTGAGGGTGCTTGGCTCCCGTTAAGTCTTGCAAGAATCGGTTGCATCCTCTCCATTAGAACATATCATGAACAAATATGCCCGAGTCGGTTGCCTCGCTCAGCAAGTTGCGACGGCGCCTGGCGCGCATCGAAGGGGTGCGCCCGCGCGATGATGGCGCACGCGTCGCGACGGGATGTGCGGCGGTCGATGATTGGCTCGGTGGGGGGCTGGCACGCGGACGACTGCACGAAGTGATGGCTTTGGCGCGGGAGGATGCCGGCAGCGTCGCCGGGTTCGCCGCGATGCTGGGGTTGCGGGCCGGGGAGGGGCGGCCGTTGCTGTGGCTGCGCACCGATGCGGCGGAACGGCAGTGCGGGACGCTCTACGCTAGCGGGCTCGGCGAGTTGGGACTGGATGCCGACGCTGTGCTGGTCGCACTGGTTGAGGACGATGCCGCGCTGTTGAAGGCGGCGAACGACGCGGCGCGGTGTGCCGGGGTGGGGGCGTTGCTGGTCGAATGCTGGGGCGATCCCCGACCGCTCGACCTGACCGCGACGCGGCGGCTGATGCTGGCGGCCGAAACGTCGGGCGTGACGGTACTGTTGCTCCGCATGGCGGCGACCGAAAGCCCCAGCGTCGCCGACACGCGCTGGGCGGTGCGCGCGTCGCCGTCGGTGCCGCTCGCCGACGGCACGCCCACCGGAGCGCCGGGACATCCGGTGTTCGAGATCGAATTGTTACGCCGCCGCGCCGGTTCCGCCGGCGTCACGTGGCGCGTGGAGTGGAATCGTGACCGAAGTATCTTCCAGGAACCCGCCGCCACGCCGGTATCTGGCGCTGTACTTCCCGTGGCTGCCCTCTGAGCGGCTGCGGATCGCGCGGCCGCATGCGTTCGTCGGCCGCGAGGGCGCACCTTATGCGGTGATCGAGAAGGCCAAGGGCGCGCAACGCCTCCATGCCGTCGATCCGGTGGCGGCGGGGCTGGGGATCGAACCCGGCGCGACGCTGGCGGATTCGCGCGCACGGGTGCCGGAATTGGCGGCGTTCGATCATGCGCCGCACGACGATCATGTCTGGCTCGAACGGCTGGCGGATGGCTGTGCGCGCTACACGCCCTGGGTCATGCTCGACGCGCCCGACGGGCTGGTGCTCGACGTGACCGGGTGCGTGCATCTGTTCGCCAGCGAGACGGCGTTGGCGGCGGATGCGGTGGCGCGGTTCGACCGGCTCGGCGTCGTCGTCAGCCATGCCTTCGCCGACAATCCAGACGCCGCTCGCGCACTGGCGCGATATCGGACGAGCGGGGCGAGCGAGGACGAAGCGGTGCGGCGTTTGCCGGTCGCGGCGCTTGGGCTCGATGGCGAAGCGACGCTGGCGCTCAAGCGTGCCGGGCTGAAAACCGTCGGCGATGTCGTGGTGCGCCCGCTGTCTGCGATCGCTGCACGGTTTGGCGGCGACGCGGCGACGCGCGTGCGACGGATCATCGGCGAGGCCGACAGTCCGTTGTCGCCGCGCATCGTCAAGCCGCCGCTATATGTCGAACGCCGTTTCGCCGAGCCGATGGCGCGAACCGACTATGCATTGGAGGTGCTCGGCGAATTGATGGCCGAGGCTTTCGTGCGGCTGGAGGAAAGCCATGAAGGCGGGCGCCGCTTCGTCGCACGTTTCTTCCGTACCGATGGGTTGGTCCAGCGGCTCGCGGTGGAGACCGGGCGACCGAGCAGGGACGTCACGCTGGCGCTGCGCCTGTTCCGCGAACGGATCGACGCGCTCGCCGACCCGATCGACCCCGGGTTCGGGTTCGACCTGATCCGGCTCGATATTCCAGTCGCCGAACGGCTCGATGCGTCCCAACTCAAACTCGAAGGCGGGGCGGTCGCCGAGGCCGAACTGACGGCGCTGATCGATCGCCTGTCGACGCGGCTGGGTCGCGGCCGCGTGCGGCGGTTCGCGCCCCGCGACCGACACTTGCCCGAACAGGCCGAGTTCACACTCCCCGCCGTCGAACCGGCCTCTCCCGAAACCTGGCCGCAGTCCGAACCCGGCGAACCGCCGCTCCGCCCGATCCACCTGTTCGACCCGCCGCAACCGATCGATCACGTCCTGTCCGAAGTCCCCGACGGCCCCCCGCTCAAGTTCCGCTGGCGTCGCACGCTGCACGACGTCGCGCGCGCCGAGGGCCCCGAACGCATCGCCGCGCCGTGGTGGACACCGCGCGAAGCCCCGACCCGCGATTACTACCGCGTCGAGGATCGTCGCGGTCGGCGCCTGTGGATCTTCCGCCGCGGCTTGTTCGAAGAGGGCCAGCCAGCGCCATCCTGGTACGTCCACGGCGTGTTCGCATGACGGGCTTCGCCGAACTGGTCGCGGCGACGAACTACTCGTTCCTGCGCGGGGCGTCTTCGCCGCGTGACATGGTCGCGACCGCCGTCGTTCTCGGGTTGGATGCTATCGGGATCGCCGATCGCAACACGGTCGCGGGAGTCGTTCGAGCCCATGTCGCGTTGAAGGAGATGCGCGAGAAATGGAGCGCCGCGCGAGACAAGGCAAGGATCAGGCATGAGGCCGATCGGCCGTGGGAGACGTTCCCCGATGCTCCACCGTTACCGGAGCCGCCGCCCTGGTTTCGCCTCGTCGTCGGCGCGCGGTTGGTGTTTCGCGACGGCACGCCGGACATCGTTGCCTACCCCGCAACGCGGTACGGCTGGGGACGACTGACGCGGCTGCTGACGGTCGGCAATCGTCGGGCGACCAAGGGCGGGTGCCTACTCGATATCGGCGATCTGATCGCGCATCATCAGGATCTGCTGCTGATCGTGATGGATGAAAACAGTTTCGACTCCGAAGAGGTTGCCGAACTGGCCGAAAAGCGTCGGATCGCCGAAGAGCACGATCGCGGATTTCTACAATTAGGGGAGGAAGAGGCTATCGACAGCAATGTCGTTGCCTTTCCTAAGCGTCTCGTCGAACCGACATTGGCATCCAATGACCTACCTACGACGTCCGTAGTCGTTTGGCCCTCGCGACGCGTGCCGGATGTCGAAGGACTAGAAGCGACGCTTCGCAGGCTTAAACGCATCGTCGGCGATCGACTGTGGCTCGGCACGACGATGACGCATTCGGGAAAAGACAAAAGATGCTTACATGAGCTTGCCAAGATTGCGTCGGTGGCGAATGTGCCGTTGCTGGCGACCAACGATGCCCTCTACGCATCACCCGACCAGCGCCAGCTCCACGACGTCGTCACCTGCATTCGCAAAGGTACCGATGTGAAGCGCGCCGGCCGCTTGCTCGAAGCCAATGCCGAGCGTCATTTGAAGCCGACCGCTGAGATGGCGCGACTGTTTTGTCGTCATCCTCAAGCGATCGACGAGACCAAATGTCTGCTGGCCCGGATTGACTTCACGCTCGACCAGCTCGGCTACGAATATCCGCATGAGCCGGTACCCGAAGGCTGGGAAGCGCAGGACTGGCTCGAGCATTTGGTGCTCGAAGCCGCGGCCAAGAAATACGGCGAAACGATCCCCGCTAAGGCTAAAGCCTTGATCGACGAGGAATTCGCGCTGATCCGCGAGCGGGAGTACGCGTATTATTTTCTGACTGTCCACGACATCGTGCGGTTCGCGCGTAGCTGCGAGCCGCCTATCCTGTGTCAGGGGCGTGGGTCGGCCGCCAATTCGATCGTTTGTTGGTTGCTGGACGTGACTTCGGTCGATCCGGTGAAGCACGACCTGCTTTTCTCACGCTTCGTATCGAGCGAACGCGACGAACCACCCGATATCGACGTCGATTTCGAACACGAGCGTCGCGAAGAGGTGATGCAGTACGTTTACCGGCGCTACGGCCGTCATCGTGCGGCGATCATTGCGACCGTTATCCATTACCGATCGCGCAGTACTTTACGAGAGGTCGGCAAAGCCCTTGGGATGAGCGAGGACGTCACCTCGCGCTTGTCGGGCACGATTTGGGGCAGTTATTCGAACACGGTGGAAGAATCCCGGTTCGCGCAGGCCGGCTTTACGCTCGACAATCCAGAGATCGGACGGTTGAAGGAACTAGTCGATCAGCTACTCGAATTTCCGCGTCATTTGTCGCAGCACGTTGGCGGCTTCCTGCTGACCCAAGAGCCGTTGGTGGAGACGGTCCCGCTGCACAATGCGGCGATGGAGGATCGAACCTTCATCGAGTGGGACAAGGACGATATCGACGCACTCAAGTTGATGAAAGTCGATGTGCTGGCGCTCGGCATGCTGACCTGCATCAAAAAAGCGTTCGATTTGATCGAGCAGCAAAAGCCTGAACGGCCCGAGCTCGGCACGATTGCGACGCAAGAAGACCCGGTCATTTATGACATGCTCTGCCAGGCCGACAGCCTGGGCTTGTTTCAGGTCGAAAGCCGAGCTCAGATGAGCATGCTGCCGCGGTTAAGGCCGGAAAAATTCTACGACATCGTTGTCCAGGTCGCGATCGTCCGTCCCGGTCCGATTCAGGGCAACATGGTTCATCCGTATCTACGACGACGCGCTAAAAAGGAGAAAGTCCGCTTTCCCAAGCCGTCGCCGCAATTCGGTCCTCCCGACGAACTGGAAAGCGTATTGGGCAAGACCGAAGGCGTGCCGTTGTTTCAGGAACAGGCGATGAAACTGGCGATCGTCGCGGCCGAATTTTCGCCGGACGATGCCAACCGCTTACGCCGCGCAATGGCGACATTTCGCAATGTCGGGACGATCCAGAACTTCGAGACCAAGATGGTCGAAGGCATGGTTCGACGCGGTTATGAACGCGACTTTGCGCAGCGTTGCTATGATCAGATCAAGGGGTTCGGCAGCTACGGCTTTCCTGAAAGTCATGCTTTGTCGTTTGCGCGCCTGGTCTACGTATCGGCTTGGATCAAATGCTATTACCCGGCGGTCTTCGCTTGCGCGTTGCTCAATTCCCAGCCGATGGGTTTTTATGCGCCGGCGCAGATCGTCCGTGATGCCTACGAGCACGGCGTTGCCATCCTGCCGATCGACGTCAATGCGAGTGGCTGGGATAATTCACTGGAAATCAGCGACCTTACGCCAGAACCTTTGCCGAAATGGCTCAAGCGGGATCGCCACGATAATGGCTTAGGATTGCGTCTAGGCTTTCGCCAGATCGACGGGTTTCGGGAGGATTGGGCGAACGCCCTTGCAGTAGCTCGCGCCGAAACGCCTTTTCCCTCGATCGAGGACCTCGCGCGCCGCGCTAATCTGCCCTCCCGTGCGCTGCGCCTGCTCGCCGATGCAGACGCCTGGGGATCGATCGGCAAGGGACGGCGCGACGCGTTGTGGGAGGTGCGGCGGACGCCGTCCAGCGAGCTGCCGTTGTTCGCTGCGGCCAAGGCGCGCGAGCTAGGGGTTGAGGAGGATGCCAAGCTGCCTGCGATGCCGCTGAGCGAGGAAGTCAGCGCCGATTACCAACTGACGCGGCTGTCGCTCAAAGGGCATCCGATGCAGTTCCTGCGCCCGGTGTTCGATGCCGAGCACGTGCAGACATGTGATCAGGTCTCGGGCGCCAAGCACGGTTCGCGCGTCACCGTCGCGGGGGTAGTGCTGGTGCGTCAGCGGCCGGGCAACGGCAATGCGGTCTTCATCACGCTGGAGGACGAGACCGGGATCACTAACGTCCTGCTCTGGGCGCGCGTGTTCGAGGCGCAGCGGATGCAAGTGATGGGCTCGCGGTTGATGACGGTCGAAGGCGAGGTCCAGCGCAGCGCGCCAAGCGAGGGCAGCGTCGTCCATCTGATCGGCGCGCGGGTGATCGACCGTACCCATGAACTCGCGCGGCTGTCGGAGGATCGCGAGACCCGCCCGGTCATGGCCCGCGCCGATATCGGACTCGTACGCGACCCGCGCTACGTGAAAGCGACATCGACCGGCGGGCGGCATCCGCGCGACGTCCGCATCCTGCCCAAGTCACGCGACTTCCACTGACCGCCAAAGAGAAGGGGCGGCGGACCATCGTCCACCGCCCCGTTGTTCGTCAGCCGAAGCCGGATGCGATCAGGTGAAGACCGCCGTGTCGCCGCGGCAGACGTTGATGTTGTCGCGCTGCTGCACATAGGAGTCGCTGAACTGCACCTTCACGTCGTACAGGCAGATGTCGCCGGTACCCATGGTGAAGTTCGACGTCGTGCCCGGCTTGACCGCGTAATCGAGCATGACTTCATGCCACGGATCGCCTTCCTCGCCCGCACGCGCGTACCACACGCGCTGGATCGAGACCTTGGCATTGGTGTTCTTGACGGTGAAATTGCGCCCAGAAGGCATACCGGCGGTCGCCATTCCTGCCACCAGGAGGCTGGCTGCCACGCCGACCTTGATCAGTTTAAACATCGCTGTACCCCCAAACCAGGATTGCACACGCCGGACTAAGCCGACCCCATGTTGGTAATATATCCTCCCGTTTTTTGCGAGCGGAAAGTTACGGTTGCTACGGGTACGAGCGTTCATTTGCCGCCTTGCTTACGGCAATTGTAAAGTAACGATTTTCTGTTCGCAGAGCCTCGATAGTTGCGCTGTCCATTTTGTCCAATTGTCCAAAGTTAGCGCAGCTTGGCTACTGCACGGAAACGGTGGAGCAGGGGTTC
It contains:
- a CDS encoding alpha-amylase family glycosyl hydrolase, yielding MIRALGLALAALLLASPASATPPEKVTAAAMRDEVIYHIFFRSFRDSNGDRIGDLNGLTGSLDDIKALGVTSLLLTPLQPSPFYHNYFATDFEGIDPAYGTMDEYFAFIRAAHARGLKVYLDEEFQYVAEGHPWLTSSRGKPGAKFGPYILYNRPQTNEEPEPFLGVPAWPGYDGRWAGISMVNLKLPAVRGYFARLLVRWIDPHGDGSLRDGVDGFRIDHMMDDLDNKHRLTNLFADFWAPIFAAVRARNPGARIIAEQADWGSGDAWLTKGDTDMVFAFPLRFALEKMDKSAIVNALAASGSAPDGKERILFLENHDMDRFMSVVGGDERKARIGAALTLLMRGTPSIYYGQELGMRGRIDPKVKSDGAHIGLREAYRWTADLDTAGSAIWYRSDATAWGNRFNRSGDGVSLAEERDRPDSLYTFYRRLLALRAVRVELRQGDQRMLCDDTTSAVCVLRTSGDRQVLILANTSAASVKPALTGLAAGWVDLLDDNRPVDPGAITLPPFGVRVLGSR
- a CDS encoding ImuA family protein encodes the protein MPESVASLSKLRRRLARIEGVRPRDDGARVATGCAAVDDWLGGGLARGRLHEVMALAREDAGSVAGFAAMLGLRAGEGRPLLWLRTDAAERQCGTLYASGLGELGLDADAVLVALVEDDAALLKAANDAARCAGVGALLVECWGDPRPLDLTATRRLMLAAETSGVTVLLLRMAATESPSVADTRWAVRASPSVPLADGTPTGAPGHPVFEIELLRRRAGSAGVTWRVEWNRDRSIFQEPAATPVSGAVLPVAAL
- a CDS encoding Y-family DNA polymerase, translating into MTEVSSRNPPPRRYLALYFPWLPSERLRIARPHAFVGREGAPYAVIEKAKGAQRLHAVDPVAAGLGIEPGATLADSRARVPELAAFDHAPHDDHVWLERLADGCARYTPWVMLDAPDGLVLDVTGCVHLFASETALAADAVARFDRLGVVVSHAFADNPDAARALARYRTSGASEDEAVRRLPVAALGLDGEATLALKRAGLKTVGDVVVRPLSAIAARFGGDAATRVRRIIGEADSPLSPRIVKPPLYVERRFAEPMARTDYALEVLGELMAEAFVRLEESHEGGRRFVARFFRTDGLVQRLAVETGRPSRDVTLALRLFRERIDALADPIDPGFGFDLIRLDIPVAERLDASQLKLEGGAVAEAELTALIDRLSTRLGRGRVRRFAPRDRHLPEQAEFTLPAVEPASPETWPQSEPGEPPLRPIHLFDPPQPIDHVLSEVPDGPPLKFRWRRTLHDVARAEGPERIAAPWWTPREAPTRDYYRVEDRRGRRLWIFRRGLFEEGQPAPSWYVHGVFA
- a CDS encoding error-prone DNA polymerase translates to MTGFAELVAATNYSFLRGASSPRDMVATAVVLGLDAIGIADRNTVAGVVRAHVALKEMREKWSAARDKARIRHEADRPWETFPDAPPLPEPPPWFRLVVGARLVFRDGTPDIVAYPATRYGWGRLTRLLTVGNRRATKGGCLLDIGDLIAHHQDLLLIVMDENSFDSEEVAELAEKRRIAEEHDRGFLQLGEEEAIDSNVVAFPKRLVEPTLASNDLPTTSVVVWPSRRVPDVEGLEATLRRLKRIVGDRLWLGTTMTHSGKDKRCLHELAKIASVANVPLLATNDALYASPDQRQLHDVVTCIRKGTDVKRAGRLLEANAERHLKPTAEMARLFCRHPQAIDETKCLLARIDFTLDQLGYEYPHEPVPEGWEAQDWLEHLVLEAAAKKYGETIPAKAKALIDEEFALIREREYAYYFLTVHDIVRFARSCEPPILCQGRGSAANSIVCWLLDVTSVDPVKHDLLFSRFVSSERDEPPDIDVDFEHERREEVMQYVYRRYGRHRAAIIATVIHYRSRSTLREVGKALGMSEDVTSRLSGTIWGSYSNTVEESRFAQAGFTLDNPEIGRLKELVDQLLEFPRHLSQHVGGFLLTQEPLVETVPLHNAAMEDRTFIEWDKDDIDALKLMKVDVLALGMLTCIKKAFDLIEQQKPERPELGTIATQEDPVIYDMLCQADSLGLFQVESRAQMSMLPRLRPEKFYDIVVQVAIVRPGPIQGNMVHPYLRRRAKKEKVRFPKPSPQFGPPDELESVLGKTEGVPLFQEQAMKLAIVAAEFSPDDANRLRRAMATFRNVGTIQNFETKMVEGMVRRGYERDFAQRCYDQIKGFGSYGFPESHALSFARLVYVSAWIKCYYPAVFACALLNSQPMGFYAPAQIVRDAYEHGVAILPIDVNASGWDNSLEISDLTPEPLPKWLKRDRHDNGLGLRLGFRQIDGFREDWANALAVARAETPFPSIEDLARRANLPSRALRLLADADAWGSIGKGRRDALWEVRRTPSSELPLFAAAKARELGVEEDAKLPAMPLSEEVSADYQLTRLSLKGHPMQFLRPVFDAEHVQTCDQVSGAKHGSRVTVAGVVLVRQRPGNGNAVFITLEDETGITNVLLWARVFEAQRMQVMGSRLMTVEGEVQRSAPSEGSVVHLIGARVIDRTHELARLSEDRETRPVMARADIGLVRDPRYVKATSTGGRHPRDVRILPKSRDFH